One part of the Sorangiineae bacterium MSr11954 genome encodes these proteins:
- a CDS encoding ABC transporter substrate-binding protein has translation MTLWNGGALAAALLLSTAVAWIPHARAVRADTDALASASPAPATATSASPAPATTPSAGFTDHAGVTIPRAHYARIVSLSTVSDALLLELCEPDRIASFTGYSARGGPESKAHHFQGKPLFEGIKDVEAILQLHPDLVLINTVGDRRPVARLSEAGLPVYELGEMRGLATFVQNIHEVAAILGHPERGRRYAESFVAQMNTVAADIPAAMRKRGLYITTYAGRLYGGGAGTSYHDVLSAAGLVDAAAVAGYRDWPEYTSEQLLTMDPEIVVTNDAMRTRICEHAGLGGLRACASPSSIVELPAALMGDPGSGMLDAALAVRRSVYGAPYDALGARDSETTTTAKGQGR, from the coding sequence GTGACCTTGTGGAACGGTGGCGCGCTCGCCGCGGCGCTGCTGCTCTCGACGGCCGTCGCGTGGATACCGCACGCGCGCGCGGTCCGCGCGGACACCGACGCGCTGGCCTCGGCGAGCCCCGCGCCGGCCACCGCGACCTCGGCGAGCCCCGCGCCGGCCACCACGCCATCGGCCGGCTTCACCGACCACGCCGGCGTGACGATCCCGCGCGCCCATTACGCGCGCATCGTCTCGTTGAGCACCGTCTCCGACGCGTTGCTCCTGGAGCTGTGCGAGCCCGATCGCATCGCCTCCTTCACGGGTTACAGCGCCCGCGGCGGCCCGGAGTCGAAGGCGCACCACTTTCAGGGCAAGCCCCTCTTCGAAGGGATCAAGGACGTCGAGGCGATCCTGCAGCTGCACCCGGATCTGGTGCTCATCAACACCGTAGGCGATCGACGCCCCGTGGCGCGCCTCAGCGAGGCGGGCCTCCCGGTCTACGAGCTGGGCGAGATGCGCGGGCTCGCGACATTCGTACAAAACATCCACGAGGTGGCGGCGATCCTCGGCCACCCCGAGCGCGGCCGACGCTACGCCGAGTCGTTCGTGGCCCAGATGAACACGGTCGCCGCCGACATCCCCGCGGCCATGCGCAAGCGCGGACTCTACATCACCACCTACGCCGGAAGACTGTACGGCGGCGGCGCCGGGACCAGCTACCACGACGTCTTGAGCGCCGCGGGCCTGGTGGACGCCGCCGCCGTCGCCGGCTACCGCGATTGGCCCGAGTACACCAGCGAGCAGCTCCTCACGATGGATCCGGAGATCGTAGTCACCAACGACGCGATGCGCACGCGCATCTGCGAGCACGCGGGCCTCGGCGGCCTTCGGGCGTGCGCATCGCCGTCTTCCATCGTCGAGCTCCCGGCCGCGCTCATGGGCGATCCCGGCTCGGGCATGCTCGACGCCGCGCTCGCCGTACGCCGCTCCGTATACGGCGCACCCTATGACGCGCTCGGCGCGCGCGACTCCGAGACGACGACCACGGCGAAAGGGCAGGGGCGATGA
- a CDS encoding ABC transporter ATP-binding protein produces the protein MGDMGDVRGAGGAGDAVGAPALEVSGLRVARGGRTVVEDVGFVARKGSILGVLGPNGAGKSSLVKAIASILPYEGGISVDGLPVRALERADRARRIAYVPQQTELRSPLTVESVVAQGRYAHHVGRIRPPDSDRAVLARAMELAEADNLAGRVFTALSQGERQRVLLARALATEARVLLLDEPTAALDVGHALRLYRLLRDLAREGYCILAVLHPLEEALDWTDDAILLERGRLVLSGTTRDVFREGSLEHVYGVRLVPEGALGFRLADSGSIPPTGGAAPGGGGS, from the coding sequence ATGGGTGACATGGGTGACGTTCGAGGTGCGGGCGGCGCGGGCGACGCCGTCGGCGCGCCGGCGCTGGAGGTCTCGGGGTTGCGGGTGGCGCGCGGCGGGCGCACGGTCGTCGAGGACGTGGGCTTCGTGGCGCGCAAGGGGAGCATCCTCGGCGTGCTCGGGCCCAATGGGGCGGGCAAGTCGTCGCTCGTCAAGGCCATCGCGAGCATCCTGCCGTATGAGGGCGGCATCTCGGTCGACGGCCTCCCGGTACGCGCCTTGGAGCGCGCGGATCGGGCGCGGCGCATCGCGTACGTACCGCAGCAAACGGAGCTTCGCTCGCCGCTCACCGTCGAGAGCGTCGTCGCGCAAGGTCGCTACGCGCACCACGTCGGCCGCATCCGCCCGCCCGACTCGGATCGCGCCGTGCTCGCGCGCGCCATGGAGCTGGCCGAGGCGGACAACCTCGCAGGGCGCGTATTCACGGCGCTCTCGCAGGGCGAACGGCAGCGTGTGCTCCTGGCGCGCGCGCTAGCCACCGAGGCGCGCGTGCTGCTCCTCGACGAGCCCACGGCGGCGCTCGACGTCGGCCACGCCTTGCGGCTCTATCGTCTGCTGCGCGATCTGGCGCGCGAGGGTTACTGCATCCTGGCGGTGCTTCATCCGCTCGAAGAGGCGCTCGACTGGACCGACGACGCCATTCTGCTCGAGCGCGGGCGTCTGGTGTTGTCCGGCACCACCCGCGATGTGTTTCGCGAAGGCTCGCTGGAGCACGTGTACGGTGTGCGGCTCGTTCCCGAGGGCGCGCTGGGCTTTCGCCTGGCGGATTCGGGCTCGATTCCGCCCACGGGCGGCGCGGCTCCGGGCGGGGGCGGATCGTGA
- a CDS encoding cell surface protein: MRLLSIVRSMLVLSAATLGMACSSSEDAANAPPTGADASGDGDAVRAAGERFITSVVSFTPGACAGFGQTKMPGIVQGPPKGAGNLQGSLDVVSLGYHGEIVVSFGSNAIVDGPGADFIVFENVFDISGDPQRPYAEPAEVSVSDDGTNWTTFPCTATSYPYGACAGWHPIYSAPGNGISPTDPNTAGGDAFDLAAIGVTHARYVRIVDKMAATCSGSSAGFDLDAVSIVNAEVP, from the coding sequence ATGCGCCTTCTTTCCATCGTTCGATCCATGCTCGTCCTCAGCGCGGCCACCCTCGGCATGGCGTGCAGCTCGAGCGAGGATGCGGCAAATGCACCCCCCACCGGCGCCGATGCTTCCGGTGACGGTGACGCGGTTCGCGCGGCCGGAGAGCGCTTCATCACCAGCGTGGTGTCCTTCACACCCGGTGCCTGCGCAGGCTTCGGCCAAACCAAAATGCCCGGCATCGTCCAAGGCCCGCCGAAGGGCGCCGGCAATCTGCAAGGAAGCCTCGACGTGGTCTCCCTCGGCTACCACGGCGAAATCGTCGTCTCCTTCGGCTCCAACGCCATCGTCGACGGCCCCGGCGCCGACTTCATCGTCTTCGAGAACGTCTTCGACATCTCCGGCGATCCGCAGCGCCCCTATGCCGAGCCCGCGGAGGTCAGCGTGAGCGACGACGGCACCAACTGGACCACGTTCCCCTGCACCGCGACCAGCTATCCATACGGCGCCTGCGCGGGCTGGCACCCCATCTACTCGGCGCCGGGCAACGGCATCTCCCCCACCGATCCCAACACCGCCGGCGGCGACGCGTTCGATCTGGCGGCCATCGGCGTCACGCACGCACGCTACGTCCGCATCGTCGACAAAATGGCGGCGACCTGCTCGGGCAGCTCGGCCGGCTTCGATCTGGACGCGGTGTCGATCGTCAACGCCGAAGTCCCGTGA